The Rheinheimera mangrovi genome contains the following window.
CGTATTATCCGGGTGACAGCTCTGCCCCATAACCAATTGTCTGCAGTAGGCAAAAGCTTAGTGGTCACAGCCCAACCCCAGGGCCAATTTACAGTTGAGCAACAAGGAGAGCAGCTACTGCTGAAAACCAACCAACTGACGGCCGTGGCATCTTTGCTGGATGGTGCTGTGCATTTTATCGATAAAAAGGGCCAGATCACTTTAGCTGAAACCAAACGTGAATTTGGCCCTGTGACGCAAGACCCGGTGCAAGCGGCTGCCGACTCCTATGCACTGCAGCAACAATGGAACAAAAACACAGATGAAGGCTTTTTTGGTCTGGGCCAACACCAGAATGGTCAGGTGAACTACGCGGGCGAACATGTTGAACTCACCACTCATAACCTGGTAATTTCGATACCGCTGGTGGTCTCGACCCGCAACTACGGCGTGCTTTGGGACAACGCTTCTATTACCCAGTTTGGTGATGCCAAAGGGGCTCAGCCATTTTTTGATCACTTTCAGCTGTTTGACGCCAACGGAAATCCGGGTGGGCTGACGGCAGAGTATTATGATGGCGACAAGCTGATCTTCAGTCGCATCGAACAAGGCCCCAATTACCAGTATTTGGCCAACAACAATGTGCGCGAATTCCCTTTCCCGAAAGAGCTGGGTGAGCTGAAACAACCTCGTGTGATCTGGAAAGGCGCTATTCGCACAGATCAGGCTGGCATGCATAAGTTCAGACTGTACAACAGTGGCTATGCCAAACTCAGTATTGGCGGCAAGCTATTGCTCGATCGCTGGCGGATGAACTGGAACCCCTGGTACCACACGACTCAAGCCGAATTTAGCCCAGGTGTAGCGCAAAACATTGAACTGGAATGGGATTCGCAAGGCGGTTATATCTTTCTAGAACACAACAAGCCGCAGCCAAAAGAGGATCAGTATTCACTGAGCTTTGCCTCTGAAAGCGGCAAAGCCATTGATTACTACTACATTGCCGGTGACAAAGCCGACGACATTATCAGCGGTTACCGCAGCTTAACAGGCAAAGCTGTGTTATTGCCGAAATGGGTGTATGGCTTTTGGCAAAGCCGCGAGCGCTACACCAATCAGCAGCAGTTGCTGGATGTGGTCAAAGAATACCGCAAACGCAAAATTCCTCTAGATAACATAGTGCTGGATTGGTCCTACTGGCCAGAGGATGCCTGGGGCAGTCATAAATTTGATCCGAAGCATTTTCCTGATCCGAAAAAAATGGTCGATGAAGTGCACGCCCTCAACGCCAATATCATGATTTCGGTCTGGCCAAAATTTTATGCCAGCACAGACCACTACAAAGAGCTGGACGCCAAAGGCTATATGCTGAGTAACAACGTGGAAAAAGAGAAGAACCTGGACTGGATAGGCCAGGGTTACCTGAACGGTTTCTACGACCCCTACCCTGAAGAGTCACAACAAATCTTCTGGCGTCAGATCGCAGAGAATTTAAATGTATTAGGTATAGATGCCTGGTGGCTGGATGCGTCAGAACCCGATATGCATTCCAACTTAAGCATCAAAAAACGCAAAGAAAATATGACGCCGCTGTCCATTGGCTCAGGCACTGAATACTTTAACTCGTACGGCCTGGCCAATGCCGAAGGGGTGTATGTAGGCGAGCGCCAGACTGACCCGGATAAACGCGCTTTTATCTTAACCCGCTCAGGTTTTGCCGGACAACAACGCGCCGGTGCCGCCATCTGGAGTGGCGACACAGTGCCACGCTGGTCCAATTTAAAAGAACAAATAGCCGCAGGCATAGGCGTAGGTTTAGCAGGTATGCCGAACTGGACCTTTGATATCGGAGGCTTTACGCCTGAAGATAAATACCGCTGGAAAAAAGACGGCAGCGCTATAGGGCATTTCTCTGGTTTACAGCCAGAAGATCAGGCGCCATGGCAGGAGCTGAACTTACGCTGGTTCCAGTTTGGTGCTTTTGCGCCTATCTTCCGCTCGCACGGCCAAAACCCGTACCGCGAAATTTATAATCTGGCCGATGAAGGCAGCGAGGTGTACAACAGTCTGGTGTATTACACCAAACTGCGTTACCAATTGATGCCTTATATCTATAGCGAAGCAGGTAAAATGTACCTGAACGACAATACCCTGATGCGTGGTTTAGTGATGGATTTTCCAACCGACAAAACCGCCATTCACCTGAACGATCAATACATGTTTGGCCCGGCCTTTTTAGTCAGCCCTGTGCACGAATATCAGGCCAGAAGCCGCGCTCTGTATCTGCCACAGGGTGCCGACTGGTATGATTTTTATAGCGGGGAAAAACTCAGTGGCGGCCAGCATATTCAAGCCGCAGCACCTTTAGACAAAATGCCTTTGTACGTCAAAGCAGGCTCCATAGTGCCAACAGGCGAGGACATTCAGTTTGTTAACGACAAAGCCGATGCCCCCATCACATTGAATATTTACACAGGCGCTGATGGTCACTACAGCCTGTATAACGACGATGGCCGCAGCTACGACTATGAAAAAGGCCACTACAGCACCATAGAACTGCATTACGACGACGCCAAAGGCCAACTGACCCT
Protein-coding sequences here:
- a CDS encoding glycoside hydrolase family 31 protein, whose product is MRLHKGLALRLALMALPLTWLTACSEPATTTASEVAVKQLGSFQPTEHGVLIQLPQQHTQLLRLEVMSERIIRVTALPHNQLSAVGKSLVVTAQPQGQFTVEQQGEQLLLKTNQLTAVASLLDGAVHFIDKKGQITLAETKREFGPVTQDPVQAAADSYALQQQWNKNTDEGFFGLGQHQNGQVNYAGEHVELTTHNLVISIPLVVSTRNYGVLWDNASITQFGDAKGAQPFFDHFQLFDANGNPGGLTAEYYDGDKLIFSRIEQGPNYQYLANNNVREFPFPKELGELKQPRVIWKGAIRTDQAGMHKFRLYNSGYAKLSIGGKLLLDRWRMNWNPWYHTTQAEFSPGVAQNIELEWDSQGGYIFLEHNKPQPKEDQYSLSFASESGKAIDYYYIAGDKADDIISGYRSLTGKAVLLPKWVYGFWQSRERYTNQQQLLDVVKEYRKRKIPLDNIVLDWSYWPEDAWGSHKFDPKHFPDPKKMVDEVHALNANIMISVWPKFYASTDHYKELDAKGYMLSNNVEKEKNLDWIGQGYLNGFYDPYPEESQQIFWRQIAENLNVLGIDAWWLDASEPDMHSNLSIKKRKENMTPLSIGSGTEYFNSYGLANAEGVYVGERQTDPDKRAFILTRSGFAGQQRAGAAIWSGDTVPRWSNLKEQIAAGIGVGLAGMPNWTFDIGGFTPEDKYRWKKDGSAIGHFSGLQPEDQAPWQELNLRWFQFGAFAPIFRSHGQNPYREIYNLADEGSEVYNSLVYYTKLRYQLMPYIYSEAGKMYLNDNTLMRGLVMDFPTDKTAIHLNDQYMFGPAFLVSPVHEYQARSRALYLPQGADWYDFYSGEKLSGGQHIQAAAPLDKMPLYVKAGSIVPTGEDIQFVNDKADAPITLNIYTGADGHYSLYNDDGRSYDYEKGHYSTIELHYDDAKGQLTLGKRQGEYKGMQKNISFQIRWIGSTQGMAKSLTDPSSQTVVYNGEELVLSR